Proteins from one Bartonella sp. HY328 genomic window:
- a CDS encoding LysE family translocator, giving the protein MTFLPEWSIFLKFALYSIILTLVPGPDLTLLISRSILDGAKAGFACLLGAYSGIFIHVIAVSIGLSALIIASPTAFFILKWAGAAYLVWLAIQLFRNRSTFKLDVDKTKTFSFKKNYLAGLMSNLLNPKVILFNMTFLPQFVSVTDPHAAGKLVFLGLSFIPVSVPFVAAIIIAADRVAKLLKENPQFIRGLNWVMGAMFMGFAVKLLAIQAK; this is encoded by the coding sequence ATGACATTTTTGCCAGAATGGTCAATTTTTTTAAAATTTGCGCTTTATTCCATTATCTTGACACTTGTTCCCGGCCCTGATCTTACATTGCTTATTTCACGCTCTATCCTTGATGGGGCAAAAGCCGGTTTTGCTTGCTTGCTTGGCGCGTATAGTGGCATTTTTATCCATGTCATTGCCGTGTCTATTGGGCTTTCTGCGCTCATTATTGCCTCGCCAACCGCATTTTTTATTTTAAAATGGGCAGGGGCTGCTTACCTTGTTTGGTTGGCTATTCAATTGTTTCGCAATCGATCAACTTTTAAGCTTGATGTTGATAAGACCAAAACATTTTCTTTCAAAAAGAATTATTTGGCTGGCTTGATGTCCAATTTGTTAAATCCTAAAGTTATTTTATTTAATATGACCTTTTTGCCGCAATTTGTGTCGGTGACAGATCCTCATGCTGCTGGTAAATTGGTTTTTTTGGGGCTATCTTTCATTCCCGTTTCCGTGCCTTTTGTTGCCGCAATCATTATTGCCGCTGACCGCGTTGCCAAGCTATTAAAGGAAAACCCGCAATTTATTCGTGGTTTGAATTGGGTGATGGGGGCGATGTTCATGGGCTTTGCAGTAAAACTATTGGCCATTCAAGCAAAATAA
- a CDS encoding adenosine kinase, with the protein MPKFDVLTIGNAIVDVIARCSDDFLIQNGIVKNAMNLIDSGRAELLYSRMGQAIESSGGSAANTAASVASLGGKAAFMGKVSSDHLGQVFAHDMRGQGVSYDTRPLENGAPTARCMIFNTPDGERSMNTYLGACIEFGPEDIEISKVAEAKVTYFEGYLWDPPRAKEAMRLAARIAHENMNEVAITLSDSFCVERYRDEFLEMIRSGMVDIVFANEAEILALYDTTSFDTAIRAIRTDCKHIACVTRGDKGSVIVQRDETFTISPISVEKVVDTTGAGDLYAAGFLYGYTNGLSLEDSARLGSLAAGLVIQQVGARVQYSLRDAAVQEGLIEKR; encoded by the coding sequence ATGCCGAAATTCGATGTTTTAACCATTGGCAACGCTATTGTTGATGTTATTGCCCGTTGTTCTGATGATTTTCTTATTCAAAACGGCATTGTAAAAAATGCGATGAATTTGATTGATAGTGGCCGCGCTGAGCTTTTATATAGCCGTATGGGACAAGCCATAGAATCTTCAGGTGGTAGTGCTGCCAATACAGCGGCAAGTGTTGCCAGCCTTGGTGGTAAGGCTGCCTTTATGGGTAAGGTTTCAAGTGATCATTTGGGGCAAGTTTTTGCCCATGATATGCGTGGCCAAGGTGTTTCCTATGATACCCGTCCATTGGAAAATGGCGCGCCAACAGCAAGATGTATGATTTTTAATACGCCCGATGGCGAGCGGTCGATGAATACTTATCTTGGCGCATGCATTGAGTTTGGCCCTGAAGATATTGAAATTTCCAAGGTTGCTGAAGCCAAAGTTACTTATTTTGAGGGCTATTTGTGGGATCCGCCACGCGCCAAGGAAGCAATGCGCCTTGCTGCACGTATTGCCCATGAAAATATGAATGAAGTTGCTATTACTCTGTCAGATTCATTTTGTGTTGAGCGCTATCGTGATGAATTTTTAGAAATGATCCGCTCTGGCATGGTTGATATTGTTTTTGCCAATGAAGCAGAAATTCTAGCGCTTTATGATACAACTTCGTTTGATACAGCTATTCGCGCTATCCGCACCGATTGCAAGCATATTGCATGTGTAACGCGCGGTGATAAAGGTTCCGTTATTGTTCAGCGTGATGAAACCTTTACTATTTCACCTATTTCAGTTGAAAAGGTTGTTGATACAACTGGTGCTGGTGATCTTTATGCGGCGGGTTTCCTTTATGGTTATACCAATGGGTTAAGCCTTGAAGATTCTGCGCGTCTTGGTTCGCTTGCGGCTGGCCTAGTTATCCAGCAGGTTGGCGCTCGTGTACAATATTCTTTACGCGATGCTGCAGTACAAGAAGGCTTAATTGAAAAGCGCTAA
- a CDS encoding Tim44/TimA family putative adaptor protein, translated as MDLDIVLVVFFILAVVIFLQLRSALGKRTGNERPPFDPMKRTQANSSARRDDNVVPLPNRQTQRADDFSDIDAVAPQSSRLNEGLRAIRTADSSFTPQSFSDGSRMAYEMVMTAFANGDTNTLKNLLARDVFDGFNAAISERDAKGETVKFSFVGIDKADIVAADVNNGVAEITVRIASEVISATYDKDEKLVEGDPQEVTQLHDLWTFARDTRSRDPNWQVIATDEDA; from the coding sequence ATGGATTTAGATATTGTATTGGTGGTGTTTTTCATATTGGCAGTTGTCATTTTTTTGCAATTGCGCAGTGCGCTTGGTAAGCGTACCGGTAATGAAAGACCTCCTTTTGATCCGATGAAGCGAACGCAGGCAAATAGTTCTGCGCGCCGTGATGATAATGTGGTGCCGCTACCAAACAGACAAACGCAGCGTGCTGATGACTTTTCAGATATTGATGCAGTTGCTCCGCAGTCAAGCCGGCTGAATGAAGGGCTGCGTGCCATCCGTACCGCAGATAGCTCTTTTACACCGCAAAGCTTTAGCGATGGTTCACGCATGGCTTATGAAATGGTGATGACCGCTTTTGCTAATGGTGATACCAACACCTTGAAAAACCTTTTGGCTAGAGACGTCTTTGATGGCTTTAATGCCGCAATTAGCGAGCGTGATGCTAAGGGTGAAACGGTCAAATTTTCGTTTGTTGGTATTGATAAGGCGGATATTGTTGCGGCGGATGTAAATAATGGCGTTGCTGAAATTACGGTGCGTATTGCCAGCGAAGTTATTTCTGCTACCTACGACAAAGATGAAAAATTGGTTGAAGGTGATCCGCAAGAAGTAACTCAATTGCATGATTTGTGGACTTTTGCCCGTGATACGCGATCACGCGATCCTAACTGGCAAGTGATTGCCACCGATGAAGATGCATAA
- the trpB gene encoding tryptophan synthase subunit beta, producing the protein MFGIFGGRFVAETLMPLILELQDAYDEAKNDPAFKAELSNLLNHYAGRPSKLYYADRLSEHLGGAKIYLKREDLNHTGSHKINNCLGQVLLAKRMGKKRIIAETGAGQHGVATATVAARFGFPCVVYMGATDVERQKPNVFRMNLLGAEVKPVSAGNGTLKDAMNEALRDWVSNVDDTYYLIGTAAGPHPYPEMVRDFQTTIGDEARAQILEREGRLPDMIIAAVGGGSNAIGLFHSFLDDKSVEIIGVEAGGHGLDTDEHCASMSAGSPGVLHGNRTYLLQDGDGQILEGHSVSAGLDYPGVGPEHSWLKDTKRVSYVPILDNEALEAFQLLTRTEGIIPALESSHALAEAVKRAPKMSKDQIMIVNLSGRGDKDVHTVGNLLGMAM; encoded by the coding sequence ATGTTTGGTATTTTTGGCGGTCGATTTGTTGCAGAAACTTTGATGCCACTTATTTTGGAACTTCAAGATGCTTATGATGAAGCAAAAAATGATCCAGCTTTCAAAGCAGAACTGTCCAATCTTTTAAATCATTATGCTGGCCGTCCATCAAAGCTATATTATGCCGATCGCCTTTCTGAGCATCTTGGCGGCGCTAAGATTTATCTAAAGCGTGAAGATCTTAACCATACTGGCAGCCATAAAATTAATAATTGTTTGGGCCAAGTGCTTTTAGCAAAGCGCATGGGTAAAAAACGCATTATTGCTGAAACAGGTGCCGGTCAGCACGGTGTTGCTACTGCAACTGTTGCCGCGCGTTTTGGCTTTCCTTGTGTTGTTTATATGGGTGCAACTGATGTTGAGCGGCAAAAGCCCAATGTCTTTCGCATGAACCTACTTGGCGCCGAAGTAAAGCCGGTATCGGCTGGTAATGGCACTTTAAAAGATGCGATGAATGAAGCCTTGCGCGATTGGGTTAGCAATGTTGATGATACTTATTATCTCATTGGTACTGCCGCTGGTCCGCACCCCTACCCTGAAATGGTCCGCGATTTCCAAACCACTATCGGTGATGAAGCGCGCGCACAAATTTTAGAACGCGAAGGCCGCTTGCCCGATATGATTATTGCCGCCGTTGGTGGTGGCTCTAACGCTATTGGGCTTTTCCATTCCTTCCTTGATGATAAAAGTGTTGAAATTATTGGCGTTGAAGCAGGTGGTCACGGCCTTGATACTGATGAGCATTGCGCATCAATGAGCGCTGGAAGTCCTGGCGTCCTTCATGGTAACCGCACCTATCTTTTGCAAGACGGTGATGGGCAAATTCTTGAAGGCCATTCAGTTTCTGCAGGTCTTGATTATCCAGGTGTTGGCCCTGAGCATTCATGGCTTAAAGACACTAAGCGGGTTAGTTATGTGCCTATTCTTGACAATGAAGCCTTGGAGGCATTTCAACTATTAACCCGTACTGAAGGTATTATTCCTGCCCTTGAATCCTCGCACGCCTTGGCAGAAGCAGTAAAACGCGCGCCTAAAATGAGCAAAGATCAAATTATGATCGTCAATCTTTCGGGTCGTGGTGATAAGGATGTGCATACAGTCGGCAATTTGCTTGGCATGGCAATGTAA
- a CDS encoding Smr/MutS family protein: MQSDFGKKQQKNTSGKNRFNALRPEDKALWDAVAKSIRPLRMSTVIAQADSDPAEFKTMLATSGDSAALDKNKAKRAQADNYQSKASNTKNDNASINPIDRKTHRKIAKGRLDIDGRIDLHGLTQSEAHTLLLRFLQSAQFRGFRHVLIITGKGKSLQSDGILRQLVPHWLSTPAFRIYISAINDAARHHGGDGAIYLKLRKLSA, encoded by the coding sequence ATGCAAAGTGATTTTGGCAAAAAACAACAGAAAAACACAAGTGGCAAAAACCGCTTTAACGCTTTGCGTCCTGAAGATAAAGCTTTGTGGGATGCGGTTGCAAAATCCATCCGCCCCTTACGCATGAGCACAGTTATTGCTCAAGCAGATAGCGATCCTGCTGAATTTAAAACCATGCTCGCAACTAGCGGTGATAGTGCAGCTTTGGATAAAAATAAAGCCAAACGGGCGCAAGCGGATAATTATCAGTCAAAAGCCAGCAATACAAAAAATGATAATGCATCGATAAACCCGATTGACCGTAAAACCCATCGTAAAATCGCTAAAGGCAGGCTTGATATTGATGGCCGCATTGATTTGCATGGTCTTACACAAAGTGAAGCCCACACACTGCTGTTACGGTTTTTACAATCGGCACAATTTCGTGGTTTCCGCCACGTTTTAATTATCACTGGCAAGGGTAAGTCGTTACAAAGCGATGGTATTTTGCGTCAACTTGTTCCCCATTGGTTGTCAACACCAGCTTTTCGTATCTATATTAGTGCTATTAATGATGCGGCGCGCCATCATGGTGGCGATGGCGCAATTTATCTTAAATTGCGTAAATTATCAGCATAA
- a CDS encoding lysozyme inhibitor LprI family protein: MNNMRLFFSIIFILLFYFTIIPTIKADPLYDQCMAENPYGTNSDWAACGGKNWKRLDNQLNAVWKIVLASYDRHPKAKDIRKSLVAEQRAWLNYREDVCAVYESGYWGREGQVLSAPNCNNSLLANRIDELRNHYCYQEKCGFDQQLEPYFVDVKAAKLVLSYFETLYLKQMFANQGDSEAEIADTEKSYGINFVKDASRDQKRFENFLNKACLFTHYVDNDVNNNFQYQSCQTAIIDHRIQQLTSGEVSDPISKLSDFANIGKISQKGDWLFGCDQGFSCTAIGYPNIDNIYDKGQYIAIHWQYNSTKPPLIRFIVASNDQHITSGEFIYHFSNPNLKFKLINDSAHQPVIFAAHIGDKDSANFIKALLSEKELTFGVDVEDLPRANISLKEFADFYNTQKDNANALFGNKIAPLPKISALAFTLNTPIALNGEDSSNCQSDKPIDLNIRLNNGEHFIAVCDDYTNRYTDNYRLQKQNPQGMITAQFDGKANLSQENWLYNLAANNAGLELRSTIRFSSNNDCGRDFGFVYNGKVWQLSTARAMPFCALVQQEDWPQLYNSNLVKQ; this comes from the coding sequence ATGAATAATATGCGGTTATTTTTTTCCATTATTTTTATATTATTATTTTACTTCACAATAATCCCAACAATCAAAGCTGATCCACTTTATGATCAATGTATGGCAGAAAATCCATATGGTACTAATTCAGATTGGGCTGCATGCGGAGGTAAAAACTGGAAGCGGCTTGATAACCAATTAAATGCGGTTTGGAAAATTGTTTTAGCAAGTTATGACCGCCACCCCAAAGCTAAAGACATTCGCAAAAGCTTAGTTGCAGAGCAACGGGCATGGTTAAACTACCGCGAAGATGTTTGTGCTGTTTATGAAAGCGGTTATTGGGGCCGCGAGGGACAAGTGCTCAGTGCCCCCAACTGTAATAATAGCTTACTTGCTAACCGTATTGACGAACTACGCAATCATTATTGTTATCAAGAAAAATGTGGATTTGACCAGCAATTAGAGCCTTATTTCGTTGATGTTAAAGCGGCAAAACTTGTGCTTAGCTATTTCGAAACGTTGTATCTAAAACAAATGTTTGCTAACCAAGGCGATAGTGAGGCAGAAATTGCTGACACAGAAAAATCTTATGGTATCAACTTTGTTAAAGATGCCTCACGCGATCAAAAGCGGTTTGAAAATTTTTTAAATAAAGCCTGTCTTTTCACCCATTACGTTGACAATGACGTCAATAATAATTTTCAATATCAAAGCTGCCAAACTGCAATTATTGATCACCGTATTCAGCAGTTAACATCAGGTGAGGTTTCAGATCCGATAAGCAAATTATCAGATTTTGCCAATATTGGTAAAATATCGCAAAAGGGTGATTGGCTTTTTGGTTGCGACCAAGGTTTTAGCTGCACCGCAATTGGCTACCCTAATATTGATAATATATATGATAAAGGCCAATATATCGCAATCCATTGGCAATATAACAGCACGAAACCACCTCTTATACGCTTCATTGTGGCAAGCAATGATCAACATATTACAAGCGGTGAATTTATCTATCATTTTTCTAACCCAAATCTTAAATTTAAGCTTATTAATGATAGCGCGCATCAACCCGTTATTTTTGCAGCTCATATTGGCGATAAAGACAGCGCGAATTTTATAAAAGCACTTTTATCCGAAAAAGAATTAACCTTTGGTGTTGATGTTGAAGACCTACCTCGCGCTAATATTTCCCTTAAAGAATTTGCAGATTTTTATAACACTCAAAAAGATAATGCTAATGCGCTTTTTGGCAATAAAATTGCGCCTTTGCCGAAAATTTCGGCTCTCGCTTTTACCCTTAATACGCCAATTGCGCTAAATGGTGAAGATAGTTCAAATTGCCAAAGTGATAAACCAATAGACTTAAATATTAGGCTAAACAATGGTGAACACTTCATTGCAGTTTGTGATGATTATACAAATAGATATACAGATAATTATCGCTTACAAAAACAAAACCCACAAGGTATGATAACGGCTCAATTTGATGGCAAAGCGAATTTATCTCAAGAAAATTGGCTATATAATTTAGCCGCAAATAATGCTGGACTTGAATTGCGTTCAACCATTCGTTTTAGTTCCAATAATGATTGTGGCCGCGATTTTGGCTTTGTCTATAATGGCAAGGTTTGGCAGTTAAGCACTGCTCGTGCCATGCCTTTTTGCGCGCTCGTTCAGCAAGAGGATTGGCCACAACTTTATAATAGCAATTTGGTAAAACAATAG
- the trpA gene encoding tryptophan synthase subunit alpha, whose product MTRIDDKFAALKAEGRSALATYIMAGDPNYDESLKIMLDLPKSGANIIELGMPFSDPMADGPTIQLAGQRALKNGQTLAKTLQLIRDFRVHDNVTPILMMGYYNPIYIYGVDRFLKDAKEAGLDGLLVVDLPPEMDNELCLPALKAGINFIRLATPTTDDKRLPKVLQNTSGFVYYVSMTGITGQALPQIEQIGDAVARIKKHTDLPVVVGFGIKTADQAANIAKIADGVVVGSAIVNVVAQSLDDNGAVKTDIVAATSRLVKELASGL is encoded by the coding sequence ATGACGCGTATTGATGATAAATTTGCGGCCTTAAAAGCTGAAGGTCGCAGTGCTCTTGCCACCTATATTATGGCTGGCGACCCCAATTATGATGAATCCTTGAAAATTATGTTGGATTTGCCAAAATCTGGCGCCAATATTATTGAACTTGGCATGCCTTTTTCAGACCCAATGGCCGACGGACCAACCATTCAGCTTGCTGGCCAAAGGGCACTAAAAAATGGACAAACTCTTGCGAAAACCTTGCAATTGATTAGAGATTTTCGCGTTCATGATAATGTTACGCCAATTTTAATGATGGGATATTATAATCCAATCTATATTTATGGTGTCGATCGCTTTTTGAAAGATGCCAAAGAAGCAGGACTTGATGGCCTATTGGTGGTGGATCTCCCCCCTGAAATGGATAATGAGCTTTGTTTGCCTGCCTTAAAAGCTGGCATTAATTTCATTCGTCTTGCAACCCCAACAACCGATGACAAGCGCTTGCCTAAGGTTTTACAAAATACCTCTGGTTTTGTCTATTATGTGTCAATGACGGGCATTACCGGCCAAGCCTTACCGCAAATTGAGCAAATAGGCGATGCGGTTGCACGCATTAAGAAGCATACCGATTTACCAGTCGTGGTTGGCTTTGGTATTAAAACCGCTGATCAAGCTGCTAATATCGCTAAGATTGCCGATGGCGTTGTGGTTGGCTCAGCTATTGTTAATGTGGTAGCGCAAAGCCTTGATGATAATGGTGCGGTTAAAACTGATATTGTCGCAGCAACAAGCCGCTTGGTCAAAGAGTTAGCCAGCGGTCTTTAA
- a CDS encoding phosphoribosylanthranilate isomerase, whose amino-acid sequence MALDIKICGLKTIEAVEAAIANGASHIGFIFFPKSPRNISFLQAAALCETVAKRAKTVAVTVDADNLFLDDLVHIVKPDMLQLHGHETPRRVAEIKKRYNLPVMKAISVHTAPDLQNAIPYKEVSDRILFDAKAPQGSNLPGGNGVSFDWQLLNNFDSDLNYMLSGGLRIENIHDALTTIRPSGIDVSSGVESEPGVKDINLMNGFFSAVQSALTAQQK is encoded by the coding sequence ATGGCACTTGATATAAAGATTTGTGGATTAAAGACAATTGAGGCGGTAGAAGCAGCAATTGCGAATGGTGCGAGCCATATAGGCTTTATCTTTTTCCCTAAAAGCCCGCGTAATATTTCATTTTTGCAAGCAGCCGCGCTTTGCGAAACAGTAGCAAAGCGCGCAAAAACCGTTGCTGTGACCGTCGATGCGGATAATCTTTTCCTTGATGATCTTGTCCATATTGTAAAGCCCGACATGCTACAATTGCATGGCCATGAAACACCACGCCGGGTTGCCGAAATTAAAAAGCGCTATAATCTGCCAGTAATGAAAGCCATTTCAGTTCACACCGCGCCAGATTTACAAAATGCTATTCCTTATAAAGAAGTTAGCGACCGCATTTTATTTGATGCCAAAGCCCCACAAGGTTCTAATCTTCCGGGAGGAAACGGCGTGTCTTTTGATTGGCAGTTACTAAATAATTTTGATAGCGACTTAAATTATATGCTTTCGGGTGGTTTGCGCATTGAAAATATCCATGATGCATTAACCACTATTCGCCCCAGTGGCATTGATGTTTCATCTGGGGTTGAAAGTGAGCCAGGTGTTAAGGATATTAATCTGATGAATGGTTTCTTTAGTGCGGTACAAAGCGCATTAACTGCCCAGCAAAAATAG
- the hisG gene encoding ATP phosphoribosyltransferase: MAITLALPSKGRLKEKSLELLKKAGYEVVLPEDDRSYRAHIANAPEIDLQFLSASEIARELGYGRVDLGVTGEDLIRESLAHADERVKVELPLGFGHADVVVAVPQVWHDVSTMADLDDVAADFRQRHGRRLRIATKYWRLTQKFFSQMHGIQVYRIVESLGATEGAPAAGSADMIVDITSTGATLTANQLKVLDDGVILKSEACLIASKQTKEKALSDEVISRMKAII, from the coding sequence ATGGCAATTACTTTAGCACTTCCCTCCAAGGGCAGATTAAAAGAAAAGTCGTTGGAATTATTAAAAAAGGCAGGTTATGAGGTGGTCTTGCCTGAAGATGACCGCAGCTACCGCGCCCATATTGCCAATGCACCTGAAATAGATTTGCAATTCTTGTCAGCCTCTGAAATTGCCCGCGAGCTTGGCTATGGCCGAGTTGATCTTGGTGTTACTGGTGAAGATTTAATCCGTGAATCCCTTGCCCATGCTGACGAGCGGGTTAAGGTGGAATTGCCCTTGGGCTTTGGCCATGCGGATGTGGTGGTGGCTGTGCCGCAGGTTTGGCATGATGTATCAACCATGGCTGATCTTGATGATGTGGCGGCAGATTTTCGTCAGCGTCATGGCCGCCGTTTGCGCATTGCCACCAAATATTGGCGTTTGACACAAAAATTCTTTTCGCAAATGCATGGCATTCAAGTCTATCGCATTGTTGAAAGCTTGGGAGCGACAGAGGGCGCACCAGCCGCCGGCTCTGCCGATATGATTGTTGACATTACCTCAACGGGTGCAACTTTAACCGCCAATCAGTTAAAAGTGCTTGATGACGGGGTGATTTTGAAATCAGAGGCTTGCCTTATTGCATCAAAGCAAACCAAAGAAAAAGCTCTAAGTGATGAGGTTATAAGCCGCATGAAGGCTATTATTTAA
- a CDS encoding sulfate transporter family protein, producing the protein MIFNAAFWALQRLWSPQFRTIFWKSLGYTIGLLVFLWFFLRQIFIQWVFPWLAPYFSGMPDWLGWLGIVWIITFSFGLAAILALLVGPITALIGGLFIDDVAEIVEKQDYSQEEPGKAMPLGRSMIIAARFLCLSIIGNIIALLLLLVPGVNLIGFFVINGYLLGREYFEFAASRFRAEKGGHDFYVQNRGTVFCAGLIIALFLSIPILNLLTPLFAAAMMTYLHKSLSGSKRETKQIKQYDSRPR; encoded by the coding sequence ATGATTTTTAACGCAGCCTTTTGGGCTTTACAACGTTTATGGTCGCCGCAGTTTCGGACAATTTTCTGGAAATCTCTTGGCTATACTATTGGTCTTTTGGTTTTTTTATGGTTTTTCTTGCGGCAAATATTCATTCAATGGGTTTTTCCTTGGCTTGCCCCCTATTTTTCCGGAATGCCCGATTGGCTCGGTTGGCTTGGTATTGTCTGGATCATTACTTTTAGCTTCGGCCTTGCGGCTATCCTTGCCTTATTGGTAGGGCCAATTACTGCGCTTATCGGCGGACTATTTATCGATGATGTAGCAGAAATTGTTGAAAAGCAAGATTACTCACAAGAAGAGCCTGGCAAGGCAATGCCGCTTGGTCGCTCGATGATTATCGCGGCGCGTTTCCTTTGCCTTTCCATCATCGGCAATATTATTGCTCTTTTATTATTACTGGTACCCGGCGTTAATCTCATAGGCTTTTTTGTCATAAATGGTTATCTTTTGGGCCGAGAATATTTCGAATTTGCAGCCAGCCGTTTTCGCGCTGAAAAAGGCGGACATGATTTTTATGTTCAAAATCGAGGGACTGTTTTTTGCGCAGGTCTAATTATCGCTTTATTTTTATCCATTCCCATACTCAATTTATTGACGCCACTTTTTGCAGCAGCAATGATGACCTATTTGCACAAATCACTTTCTGGCAGTAAAAGGGAAACAAAACAAATAAAACAATACGATTCTAGGCCAAGATAA
- a CDS encoding helix-turn-helix domain-containing protein → MTPFGLKMQSLRRKKGVSQKEMAKALDVSAAYLSALEHGRKGAPPFVFVQRIIAYFNIIWDEADEVLNLADFSHPRIVIDTKGLSAEATHFANRLAKDLAKIDNFEKLQIMQKCLDDLLANIS, encoded by the coding sequence ATGACCCCTTTTGGTTTGAAAATGCAAAGCTTACGGCGTAAAAAAGGCGTAAGCCAAAAGGAAATGGCAAAGGCGCTTGATGTTTCCGCTGCCTATCTGTCTGCCCTTGAGCATGGGCGCAAGGGTGCGCCACCTTTTGTTTTTGTGCAGCGGATCATTGCTTATTTTAATATTATTTGGGATGAAGCGGATGAGGTGTTAAATCTTGCTGATTTTTCACATCCGCGTATTGTAATTGATACCAAGGGATTATCGGCTGAAGCTACGCATTTTGCTAATCGCCTTGCTAAGGATTTGGCAAAAATTGATAATTTCGAAAAACTACAAATAATGCAAAAATGTCTCGATGATTTATTAGCTAATATCTCTTAA
- a CDS encoding 2-hydroxyacid dehydrogenase: MNKVIAFVSRYNGEETQNWLDALNKAFNGQKIMAISAMSDMQKHDCSVAIVANPDPNELALLPNLQLIHSLWAGVERLVSELPLNCAPIIRLIDPELTRTMAEAVLAWSYYIQRDMPAYRISQMAKQWQPREYRPPHNMTVGIVGLGLLGQASAKFLQHAGFNVIGWSRTPKIIDNLESLTGDDGLATLLQTSDIVVLLVPLTNETTGLMNEKRFSQMKKGAALINFARGPVVEAQAMLNSIEQGQLGHAILDVFNVEPLPPTCPYWHNPAITILPHIAAQTSKETAAKIVAHNIATWQKNGDLSHCVNRKLGY, from the coding sequence ATGAACAAGGTTATTGCATTTGTTTCTCGTTATAATGGTGAGGAAACACAAAATTGGTTGGACGCATTAAATAAGGCATTTAATGGTCAAAAAATTATGGCAATATCAGCAATGAGCGATATGCAAAAGCATGATTGCTCGGTGGCAATTGTTGCTAATCCTGACCCTAATGAGCTTGCTTTGCTGCCTAATTTACAACTTATCCATAGTTTATGGGCCGGGGTTGAAAGATTGGTTAGTGAGCTTCCACTAAATTGCGCGCCAATTATCCGCCTTATTGATCCTGAATTAACCCGCACCATGGCTGAAGCTGTGCTTGCTTGGAGCTATTATATTCAACGTGATATGCCAGCCTATCGGATCAGCCAAATGGCAAAACAATGGCAACCGCGTGAATATCGCCCACCTCATAATATGACTGTTGGCATTGTTGGCTTGGGGCTGCTTGGGCAAGCGTCAGCAAAATTTTTACAGCATGCCGGTTTTAATGTCATTGGTTGGAGCCGTACTCCAAAAATTATTGATAATCTTGAAAGCTTAACGGGAGATGACGGCTTAGCGACATTGTTGCAAACAAGTGATATTGTTGTTTTGCTTGTACCCTTAACTAATGAAACCACCGGCTTGATGAATGAAAAGCGATTTTCTCAAATGAAAAAAGGTGCAGCTTTAATTAACTTTGCCCGTGGGCCAGTTGTTGAAGCGCAAGCTATGCTAAACTCTATTGAGCAAGGGCAACTTGGGCATGCTATTCTTGATGTCTTTAATGTTGAGCCATTGCCGCCAACTTGCCCCTATTGGCATAATCCAGCAATTACCATATTACCCCATATAGCCGCGCAAACGTCTAAGGAAACTGCAGCAAAAATTGTTGCACACAATATTGCCACTTGGCAAAAAAACGGTGACTTATCGCATTGTGTCAATCGCAAATTGGGCTATTAA